A single region of the Raphanus sativus cultivar WK10039 chromosome 1, ASM80110v3, whole genome shotgun sequence genome encodes:
- the LOC130497012 gene encoding uncharacterized protein LOC130497012: MTVDQLPKCLFKEGTETQVEKVNNTCRTSILEEVEKYVEAEYKEVLADPLFAQVMAIYEHKLQYSGRLIHTFACKQLLTAKRHELWFHYARRPLRFAMQEFHAVTGLKYKDDEPDLGIDDWSYDKGFWGRLLRRKKKISLQEIRKVHLKDCNTWSHLDRLRMVYLCVIVGLVMAKDDTTRKHAYCNRNLQQKYSLAKLQRNYE; the protein is encoded by the coding sequence ATGACGGTGGATCAGTTGCCTAAATGCCTATTCAAAGAGGGTACCGAAACACAAGTTGAGAAGGTGAACAACACTTGTAGAACTTCTATACTTGAGGAGGTGGAGAAGTACGTTGAGGCAGAGTACAAAGAAGTGTTGGCTGATCCGCTGTTTGCTCAGGTTATGGCAATTTATGAGCATAAGCTTCAGTATTCGGGGAGACTGATCCACACCTTTGCTTGTAAGCAGCTTCTTACCGCAAAACGTCATGAGTTGTGGTTCCATTATGCTCGGAGGCCTCTCAGATTTGCGATGCAAGAATTCCATGCGGTTACTGGTCTGAAATACAAAGACGACGAGCCTGACTTGGGTATTGATGATTGGAGCTATGATAAAGGGTTTTGGGGTAGGTTGCTAAGgaggaaaaaaaagattagcTTACAGGAAATCAGGAAGGTGCATCTGAAGGATTGTAATACCTGGTCTCATCTCGACAGGCTTAGGATGGTGTATTTGTGTGTGATCGTTGGTTTAGTTATGGCGAAGGatgacactacaagaaaacatgcctATTGCAACAGAAATTTGCAACAGAAATATTCCCTCGCAAAATTGCAACGGAACTACGAGTGA